From Acidothermus cellulolyticus 11B, a single genomic window includes:
- a CDS encoding lysophospholipid acyltransferase family protein, which yields MRRRRRSGAHRGWFAVMGAVVKPLLYAVTRRDWRGLENIPPAGAVLVVANHVTVVDPLTLAHALYDGARRLPRFLAKAELFRVPLVGAVLRRSGQIPVYRQTRDAMNALREAHAALDAGECVVIYPEGTCTRDPDGWPMLGKTGVARLALAHDVPVVPVATWGAHRILPYGAKWPRLGRRVLVHVLAGEPIDLREYRAAEPTRELERQVTDRIMRRVTELLAAIRGESPPDRFFDPRAAASRTETVVPPAAEVPR from the coding sequence ATGCGGCGACGTCGTCGATCCGGGGCGCACCGCGGCTGGTTCGCGGTCATGGGCGCGGTGGTCAAGCCCCTGCTCTACGCAGTCACCCGACGAGACTGGCGCGGCCTTGAGAACATTCCACCGGCCGGCGCCGTGCTCGTGGTGGCCAATCACGTGACGGTGGTCGATCCGTTGACCTTGGCCCATGCTCTGTACGACGGCGCCCGTCGGCTCCCGCGCTTTCTCGCCAAGGCGGAGCTCTTCAGGGTTCCTCTTGTCGGCGCCGTGCTCCGCAGGTCCGGTCAGATTCCGGTGTATCGGCAAACCCGGGACGCGATGAACGCCTTGCGGGAGGCACACGCCGCTCTCGACGCGGGCGAGTGCGTGGTGATTTACCCGGAGGGAACGTGCACGCGGGATCCGGACGGCTGGCCGATGCTCGGCAAGACGGGGGTCGCGCGACTCGCCCTGGCGCACGATGTTCCTGTCGTTCCCGTGGCAACATGGGGCGCCCACCGCATTCTTCCCTACGGGGCAAAGTGGCCGCGGCTGGGCCGCCGCGTCCTGGTTCACGTCCTCGCTGGCGAGCCCATCGATCTCCGCGAGTATCGGGCCGCTGAACCGACGCGGGAGCTCGAACGCCAGGTGACCGACCGGATTATGCGGAGGGTCACCGAGCTCCTCGCGGCCATCCGCGGCGAATCGCCGCCTGACCGCTTTTTCGATCCCCGGGCCGCGGCGTCACGCACGGAAACGGTTGTGCCTCCCGCAGCGGAGGTGCCGCGATGA
- a CDS encoding HU family DNA-binding protein: protein MNKAELITAVAARIGDKKTASEAVEAVIDTITRTVARGEKVAITGFGIFEKVERAARMARNPATGERVRVKKTSVPKFRAGTRLKGVVSGAIKLPAVKAAPAAKPAKAAKAAKAAPAKAAGRRGAAKAAGRAAARATRKVTATRRTATKKTAARRTTGRRGGR from the coding sequence GTGAACAAAGCGGAACTCATCACCGCGGTCGCCGCACGAATCGGCGACAAGAAGACGGCGAGCGAAGCAGTCGAAGCCGTCATTGACACCATCACCCGGACCGTTGCGCGCGGCGAGAAAGTCGCGATCACCGGTTTCGGCATCTTCGAGAAGGTTGAACGGGCCGCACGGATGGCCCGGAATCCTGCGACCGGCGAACGGGTGCGGGTGAAGAAGACGTCCGTGCCGAAATTCCGGGCCGGCACGCGGCTCAAGGGCGTCGTCAGCGGTGCGATCAAACTGCCCGCTGTTAAGGCCGCTCCCGCTGCCAAGCCCGCGAAGGCGGCAAAGGCGGCAAAGGCGGCACCCGCAAAAGCCGCCGGCCGGCGCGGTGCGGCGAAGGCAGCTGGGCGCGCGGCGGCACGTGCGACCCGGAAGGTTACGGCGACCCGGCGCACCGCCACGAAGAAGACCGCGGCGCGACGCACCACCGGCCGTCGCGGCGGCCGCTAA
- the leuD gene encoding 3-isopropylmalate dehydratase small subunit, whose translation MEPFTTHTGRAVPLRRSNVDTDQIIPAVYLKRVSRTGFADGLFAAWRQDPGFVLNRPEFAGADILVAGPDFGTGSSREHAVWALQDYGFRVVISPRFGDIFRNNALKGGLLAVVLPESDVEALWDVVESDPATPVTVDLVTREVRYADVVRGFDIDDYTRWRLMEGLDDIGLTLRHADAIDAFEARRPAWKPTTRAS comes from the coding sequence ATGGAACCCTTCACCACGCACACCGGTCGCGCCGTACCGCTGCGGCGCAGCAACGTCGACACCGACCAAATCATCCCCGCGGTGTATCTCAAGCGGGTGAGTCGTACCGGCTTCGCTGACGGTCTGTTCGCCGCCTGGCGGCAGGATCCCGGGTTCGTGCTCAACCGTCCGGAGTTCGCCGGCGCCGACATTCTGGTCGCCGGTCCGGACTTTGGCACGGGTTCCTCGCGCGAACACGCCGTGTGGGCCTTGCAGGACTACGGCTTCCGGGTCGTCATCTCGCCGCGCTTCGGCGACATCTTCCGCAACAATGCCCTCAAGGGCGGCCTGCTCGCCGTCGTCCTGCCCGAGTCTGACGTCGAAGCGCTCTGGGACGTGGTAGAAAGCGATCCCGCAACTCCGGTGACCGTGGACCTCGTCACCCGCGAGGTGCGGTACGCCGACGTGGTGCGCGGTTTCGACATCGACGACTACACCCGTTGGCGTCTGATGGAGGGACTCGATGACATCGGCTTGACGCTGCGCCATGCCGATGCCATCGACGCTTTCGAGGCTCGCCGACCTGCGTGGAAGCCGACGACCCGGGCCAGTTGA